A single Drosophila miranda strain MSH22 chromosome XR, D.miranda_PacBio2.1, whole genome shotgun sequence DNA region contains:
- the LOC108152456 gene encoding ubiquitin-related modifier 1 homolog, protein MDDLKIILEFSAGAELLFGNIKRRQLSLDGHQKWTIANLLKWMHANILTERPELFLQGDTVRPGILVLINDTDWELLGELDYELQANDNVLFISTLHGG, encoded by the exons ATGGACGATCTTAAAATAATATTAGAATTCAG CGCCGGAGCGGAGCTACTATTTGGCAACATCAAGCGCCGGCAGCTCTCCCTGGACGGCCATCAAAAAT GGACCATTGCCAATCTGCTGAAGTGGATGCATGCCAACATATTAACGGAGCGACCCGAACTCTTCCTGCAAGGTGACACGGT GCGACCCGGCATTTTGGTTCTGATAAACGACACTGACTGGGAGCTACTG GGCGAACTGGACTACGAGCTGCAAGCAAACGACAATGTGCTCTTTATATCGACGCTGCACGGCGGCTAG
- the LOC108152453 gene encoding pleckstrin homology domain-containing family G member 3 isoform X3: MLPQIWSRLSGSIRNNRPMIASPTSTVAPKASAPASECAPSASKLANEIASYVTSWLNSDGAENLQKFSQLQWENETQLKAQEQEFEKYYFIAMKHLAKGRDLHAAAIKVSVLSESAASLKTALDQFAQKLELTHERFEAAARLLHLLTQHQREVAAHEELQRLAEQLGATPLLEKHWPAMRKSNTLPAASSTPAPSGGKRGSYRCSSGSGSSFEGMPGGNCSCWRESRHLEDMDEPDEEEQDNDCDNDADGDGEEQQSKIADSGVGVCDNCERNPKLARICSCQSLNEKSHDELLEDECFERPPKRYMDMHSPMEANAHLQCHGSSLELPKLEELSCLDPKIQKTLLLIMREMIGTERDYVRSLYYVIENYIDELLREDIPQPLRGQRNVIFGNIEKIFEFHNSHFLGELERYERNPLKVGAAFLEMESKFYLYALYNKNKPKSDTLLSEYGSSFFKPKQLQLQDKLDLASYLLKPVQRMGKYALLLQQLVKACRSVEGAALQEIAADVEELQRAEEMVKFQLRHGNDLLAMDSLRDCDVNVKEQGRLLRQNEFLVWQGRGGKKTLRQVFLFEELVLFSKARRFPDHKNLDIYIYKNSIKTSDIGLTAHTGDSATKFEIWFRKRKPDDTYMLQCMSEDIKNAWTEEISKLLWKQAKRNREIRLAEMSSMGIGSKPCLDIRPSNNQISDRSIPLTQLNKTPKLRHSEPGKGSMRRPNSLISESSLSSGTSTTSGSSISGGSSSGHGAHESGRHSLHFGKLPGSHNSSSSHSNATLELINETQALKLSKGCGSGSGSGSGIGSHKSQEPASEGRNSSSGNEQHGHGSKRHPKRSTTIVSQLSMESGIVSDMCGTPDQEHAAEQLAGTGNRGSWSTSTASATASTASASTVILRRYKSYAHAAESAAPESSK, encoded by the exons GTCACCTCCTGGCTGAACAGCGACGGAGCGGAGAATCTGCAAAAGTTTTCACAGCTCCAGTGGGAGAACGAGACCCAACTGAAGGCCCAGGAGCAGGAGTTCGAGAAGTACTACTTCATAGCGATG AAACATCTGGCCAAGGGACGCGACCTGCATGCGGCGGCCATCAAGGTGTCGGTTCTCAGCGAGAGCGCCGCCAGCCTGAAGACAGCCTTGGATCAGTTCGCCCAGAAGTTGGAGCTCACGCACGAGCGGTTCGAGGCAGCCGCCCGACTGCTGCACCTGCTCACCCAGCACCAGCGCGAGGTGGCCGCCCACGAGGAGCTGCAGCGCCTGGCCGAGCAGTTGGGCGCCACGCCCCTGCTGGAGAAGCACTGGCCGGCCATGAGGAAGAGCAACACTCTGCCTGCGGCCAGCAGCACGCCGGCGCCGTCGGGTGGCAAGCGCGGAAGCTATCGCTGCAGTTCGGGAAGCGGCAGCTCCTTTGAGGGCATGCCGGGCGGCAACTGCAGCTGTTGGCGCGAGAGCCGCCACCTGGAGGACATGGACGAGCCggacgaggaggagcaggacaACGATTGCGATAATGACgccgatggcgatggcgaggAGCAGCAGTCGAAGATTGCCGACTCCGGAGTGGGCGTCTGCGACAATTGCGAGCGCAATCCGAAGCTGGCACGTATCTGCTCCTGCCAGAGTCTCAACGAGAAGAG TCACGACGAGCTGCTCGAGGATGAGTGCTTTGAGCGACCTCCGAAGCGCTACATGGACATGCACTCGCCCATGGAGGCGAACGCCCATCTGCAGTGCCATGGCTCCAGTCTGGAACTGCCCAAGCTGGAGGAGCTCAGCTGCCTGGACCCCAAAATACAAAA AACGCTTCTATTGATCATGCGCGAAATGATTGGTACCGAACGCGACTACGTGCGCTCCCTGTACTACGTGATCGAGAACTACATTGACGAGCTGCTGCGCGAGGACATACCGCAGCCGCTGCGTGGCCAGCGGAACGTGATCTTCGGCAACATCGAGAAGATCTTCGAGTTCCACAACTCGCATTTCCTGGGCGAACTGGAGCGGTACGAGCGTAATCCGCTAAAGGTGGGCGCCGCCTTCCTTGAGATGGAGTCCAAGTTCTACCTGTACGCACTGTACAACAAGAACAAGCCCAAGAGCGACACGCTGCTGAGCGAGTACGGTAGCTCCTTCTTCAAGCCCAAGCAGCTCCAACTGCAGGACAAGCTGGACTTGGCCTCGTACCTGCTGAAGCCGGTGCAGCGCATGGGCAAGTACGCGCTGCTTCTGCAGCAGCTGGTGAAGGCCTGCCGGAGTGTGGAGGGCGCGGCTCTGCAGGAGATCGCCGCCGACGTCGAGGAGCTGCAGCGTGCCGAGGAGATGGTCAAGTTCCAGCTGCGCCACGGCAACGATCTGCTGGCCATGGACTCGCTGCGGGACTGTGACGTGAACGTCAAGGAGCAGGGCCGCCTGCTGCGCCAGAATGAGTTTCTCGTCTGGCAGGGACGCGGTGGCAAGAAGACGCTGCGCCAGGTGTTCCTCTTCGAGGAGCTGGTGCTTTTCAGCAAGGCGCGCCGCTTCCCAGACCACAAG AATCTGGACATCTACATCTACAAGAACAGCATCAAGACTTCGGATATTGGCCTGACGGCGCACACGGGCGATTCGGCGACCAAGTTCGAGATATGGTTCCGGAAGCGAAAGCCGGACGACACCTATATGCTGCAATGCATGTCGGAGGACATCAAGAACGCCTGGACCGAGGAGATCTCCAAGCTGCTCTGGAAGCAGGCGAAACGAAACAGAG AAATTCGTCTGGCGGAGATGTCTTCGATGGGCATTGGCAGCAAGCCCTGCCTGGACATACGTCCGAGCAACAACCAGATCAGCGATCGGTCCATACCCCTGACACAGCTAAACAAAA CACCGAAGTTGCGTCACTCGGAGCCCGGCAAGGGCAGCATGCGGCGTCCTAACTCGCTGATATCGGAGAGCTCCCTGTCCAGCGGCACTAGCACCACCAGTGGCTCCTCCATCAGCGGCGGATCCTCGTCGGGCCATGGGGCGCACGAGAGCGGCCGGCACAGCCTGCACTTTGGCAAACTGCCAGGcagccacaacagcagcagcagccacagtaATGCCACACTGGAACTGATCAATGAGACGCAGGCCCTAAAGCTGAGCAagggctgtggcagtggcagcggcagcggcagtggcattGGCAGTCACAAGAGCCAAGAGCCTGCCTCCGAAGGCAGAAACAGCTCGTCGGGCAACGAACAGCACGGACACGGAAGCAAACGTCATCCCAAGCGATCGACGACAATCGTCAGCCAGCTGTCCATGG AGAGCGGCATTGTCTCAGACATGTGCGGCACACCGGACCAGGAGCACGCGGCCGAGCAGTTGGCCGGCACAGGCAACAGGGGCAGCTGGTCCACATCCACCGCATCGGCAACGGCATCCACTGCGAGCGCCTCGACGGTGATCCTGCGGCGCTACAAGTCGTATGCGCATGCGGCCGAATCCGCTGCCCCGGAGAGCAGTAAATAG